The following are encoded together in the Pseudoalteromonas piscicida genome:
- the fabB gene encoding beta-ketoacyl-ACP synthase I: MRRAVITGIGVVSSIGNNKQEVLESLKAGKSGIAFNQEFADYNLRSQVSGKIDIDVKSLVDRKAHRFMGDAAAFSYISMAQAIEDSGLSEEQVSNERTGLIVGSGGGSSKYQVEAADILREKGVKRVGPYMVPRTMASTTSACLATPFKIKGVNYSISSACATSAHCIGNAVEQIQLGKQDVIFAGGGEELHWTLAMEFDAMGALSTKYNETPERASRTYDANRDGFVISGGGGIVVVEELEHALARGAHIYAEIVGYGATSDGYDMVAPSGEGAVRCMKQAMQGLDAPIDYLNTHGTSTPVGDVKELGAIQELFGDNSPAISATKAMTGHALGAAGVHEAIYSLLMLDNDFIAPSINIDELDEQAQGLDIVTERRDGPLNTVMSNSFGFGGTNATLVMQKYKG, from the coding sequence ATGAGAAGAGCCGTTATTACGGGGATCGGTGTTGTTTCGAGCATCGGCAACAACAAGCAAGAAGTTTTAGAGTCATTAAAAGCAGGTAAGAGCGGTATTGCTTTTAACCAAGAGTTTGCAGACTACAACCTACGTAGCCAAGTGTCTGGTAAAATAGATATCGACGTAAAATCTCTAGTTGACCGTAAGGCACATCGCTTTATGGGGGACGCGGCAGCGTTTTCTTATATCTCGATGGCGCAAGCAATTGAAGATTCAGGGCTATCTGAAGAGCAAGTATCAAACGAACGCACAGGCCTTATTGTGGGGTCTGGTGGTGGTTCGTCTAAGTACCAGGTTGAAGCCGCTGATATTCTGCGCGAAAAAGGCGTTAAGCGTGTTGGGCCTTATATGGTTCCGCGTACCATGGCAAGCACGACTTCTGCGTGTTTGGCGACGCCATTTAAAATTAAAGGTGTGAACTACTCAATCAGCTCTGCATGTGCAACATCTGCACACTGTATTGGTAATGCAGTTGAACAAATTCAACTAGGTAAACAAGATGTGATCTTTGCTGGTGGTGGTGAAGAGTTACACTGGACGCTCGCGATGGAATTCGATGCCATGGGGGCATTGTCTACTAAGTACAATGAAACACCTGAGCGCGCATCGCGTACTTATGATGCAAATCGTGACGGTTTCGTGATCTCTGGTGGCGGCGGTATTGTGGTAGTTGAAGAGCTAGAACATGCACTTGCTCGCGGTGCACACATTTATGCTGAAATTGTTGGTTATGGTGCAACATCAGATGGTTACGACATGGTAGCACCATCCGGAGAAGGCGCGGTGCGTTGTATGAAGCAAGCGATGCAAGGTCTTGACGCACCGATTGACTACCTAAACACGCACGGTACTTCAACACCAGTTGGCGACGTGAAAGAGTTAGGTGCAATTCAAGAATTATTTGGTGATAATTCTCCGGCTATCAGTGCAACTAAAGCGATGACAGGTCACGCACTCGGTGCAGCTGGCGTGCATGAAGCGATTTACTCTTTGCTTATGCTAGACAATGACTTTATCGCACCATCAATTAACATTGATGAATTAGACGAGCAAGCGCAAGGTTTAGACATAGTAACTGAGCGCCGTGATGGACCACTGAATACCGTAATGTCAAACAGCTTTGGCTTTGGCGGTACTAACGCAACACTTGTGATGCAAAAGTACAAAGGTTAA
- a CDS encoding DUF3612 domain-containing protein yields MAKVASLIRKSHFLGTKIRNLRKRNHLTLEDLSARCVKEDPASAPSVSYLSMIERGQRTPSEAMLENFSTVFQKPIEWFLDSQPEAPEIAPDKGNFGGIVGMALEPNFLFAKEILQIAIPEMLSQAGISGRQFAHLLIRAHQEHHQNHFPDLERAADEVGGKNLYLSCDDLMAILIAKGRKVEWFEQSSPDGEGMITSYFKEPNMVFINRALHAHPARMKYDLAVHIGHAVLHNSEGLECVLTTGESRKSNDNPDHDTPNAQDILSAWQDFESSFFAGALLCPRTPFRQLLESRGYDVRVHEQLGISASVAMRRMTSVSPYPHWHYFDAYQAGKLKAVYRGNGIPLPWGNMRSVADPCQHWAVFRKFHDDSNSASAQLSILNVNGKPRLYCCESVKIVDVANRPRVLCAGLDLNPAINAQGIDADALIGELQQACISHGGASVVPYHMKTQLLRVAKILNIQWIERGLEGSVRVICTRGKSCPRKPGCYVLSSTSNLE; encoded by the coding sequence ATGGCAAAAGTTGCAAGCTTAATTAGAAAGTCTCACTTTTTGGGCACTAAAATAAGAAATCTAAGAAAGCGTAACCATCTGACTTTAGAAGACTTATCGGCTAGATGTGTTAAGGAAGATCCTGCCAGCGCACCTTCTGTTTCCTACCTATCAATGATTGAAAGAGGGCAGCGCACGCCAAGTGAAGCGATGCTCGAAAACTTCTCTACTGTATTTCAAAAACCGATTGAGTGGTTTTTAGACAGTCAACCAGAAGCACCGGAGATAGCGCCAGACAAAGGCAATTTCGGTGGGATAGTGGGAATGGCTTTAGAGCCCAACTTCCTCTTTGCCAAAGAGATATTACAAATTGCGATCCCAGAAATGCTGTCCCAAGCGGGGATCAGTGGTAGGCAGTTTGCGCATCTTTTGATCCGCGCCCACCAAGAGCACCATCAAAACCACTTTCCTGATTTAGAGCGAGCAGCCGATGAAGTGGGAGGTAAAAATCTCTATCTCAGCTGTGATGACCTCATGGCAATTTTGATAGCAAAAGGTCGCAAAGTGGAGTGGTTTGAGCAATCTTCGCCTGACGGAGAGGGAATGATCACTTCTTATTTCAAAGAGCCAAACATGGTGTTTATAAATCGCGCGTTGCACGCTCATCCCGCGAGAATGAAATACGATTTAGCTGTTCATATTGGCCATGCCGTGCTTCACAATAGTGAAGGTTTAGAATGTGTACTCACTACTGGAGAAAGTCGTAAAAGTAACGATAATCCCGATCATGATACTCCAAATGCCCAAGATATTTTGAGCGCGTGGCAGGATTTTGAATCGAGCTTCTTCGCAGGGGCATTATTGTGTCCCCGTACACCATTTCGGCAGTTACTCGAAAGCCGAGGTTACGATGTGCGCGTCCATGAGCAACTTGGTATTTCGGCATCTGTTGCAATGCGCAGAATGACATCGGTTTCACCTTATCCACATTGGCATTATTTTGATGCGTATCAAGCGGGTAAACTCAAGGCGGTTTATCGGGGCAATGGCATTCCTTTACCATGGGGTAATATGCGTAGCGTTGCCGATCCGTGTCAGCACTGGGCCGTATTTCGTAAATTTCATGATGATAGCAATAGTGCTAGTGCGCAGCTTTCGATCCTGAACGTCAATGGCAAACCGCGTTTGTATTGCTGTGAATCAGTAAAAATCGTTGATGTAGCGAATCGTCCAAGGGTGCTTTGCGCGGGTCTTGATCTCAACCCTGCTATTAATGCACAAGGGATTGATGCCGACGCCTTGATTGGTGAGTTACAGCAAGCTTGTATTAGCCATGGTGGGGCGAGCGTGGTGCCCTATCATATGAAAACCCAATTACTCCGTGTTGCCAAGATTTTAAATATCCAGTGGATTGAACGAGGGCTTGAGGGCTCAGTTCGGGTGATTTGTACTCGAGGAAAAAGCTGCCCAAGAAAGCCTGGCTGTTACGTGCTTTCTTCAACTAGCAACCTTGAGTAG
- the mnmC gene encoding bifunctional tRNA (5-methylaminomethyl-2-thiouridine)(34)-methyltransferase MnmD/FAD-dependent 5-carboxymethylaminomethyl-2-thiouridine(34) oxidoreductase MnmC — MIKNAQIHFNDAGTPVADSFDDVYFSNDDGLAESHYVFYTQNHIDERLQNHGKDRFVIAETGFGTGLNFLNAWYHFNQRSKDANVNQLHFVSFEKFPIHIGDLVKALQAWPTLAPLAEKLCQQYPMALEGCHRLEFENGQVTLDLWFGDIHDNLPQLSFEQAGFVDAWFLDGFAPSKNPDMWQQSLFDAMANMSRDSATLATFTAAGFVRRGLQNAGFACKKVKGFGRKREMVVGALSRANKNANTPAYYSTTPRKLESIAIIGGGIASSCLLYHLSKRNLGATLFCQDDALAKGASHNRQGALYPNLQADHSPSSELYAHGFLYAKRLYQHIANTGYRFAHDWCGVLLQSVSEAKRSQHQNLAEKATWPHDLIHAVDAKQASAIANTTLPYGGLYIPEAGWLNPAEVTQAVFDAAHALTAVSTHFNTDIQKLEKTESGWLLHSEDNTFGPFSDVFVCGGEHSDRFEQTKHVPLHGVRGQVSHVDAGEESQRLNTVLCHKGYFTPAMNGQHCMGATFEKNSKSRDLKAEDDAVNRAQLERFYKDTGLAASLGEITSAKAAVRCCFNDHLPMLGQVQHNDEFCSAFANLRKGKHYGFGTPALPYQGIHIVTGFGARGLCSAPLTTEHLVATLLGEARPLSERVHQAIHPARLLVRDLIRSKI; from the coding sequence ATGATAAAAAACGCTCAAATACACTTCAACGATGCAGGCACCCCTGTTGCCGATAGTTTTGACGATGTCTATTTTTCCAACGATGATGGTTTAGCTGAGTCACATTACGTCTTTTATACTCAAAACCATATCGACGAGCGATTACAAAATCATGGCAAAGACCGATTTGTCATCGCAGAAACTGGTTTTGGTACTGGATTAAACTTTCTCAACGCTTGGTATCACTTCAACCAGCGTAGCAAAGACGCAAACGTTAACCAACTCCACTTTGTCTCATTTGAGAAGTTCCCCATCCATATCGGTGATTTAGTTAAAGCGCTACAAGCTTGGCCTACGCTTGCCCCGCTCGCCGAAAAACTTTGCCAACAATACCCAATGGCACTCGAGGGTTGCCATCGCCTAGAGTTTGAAAATGGTCAAGTGACCTTAGATTTATGGTTTGGTGATATTCACGATAATTTACCACAGCTAAGTTTTGAACAAGCCGGATTTGTCGACGCATGGTTTTTAGATGGCTTTGCACCGAGTAAAAACCCAGATATGTGGCAACAAAGCCTATTTGATGCGATGGCAAATATGAGCCGAGATAGCGCTACTTTGGCAACATTTACCGCAGCGGGTTTTGTCCGCAGGGGACTACAAAACGCCGGCTTTGCGTGCAAAAAAGTCAAAGGGTTTGGTCGCAAACGCGAAATGGTGGTCGGAGCGCTGAGTCGTGCCAATAAAAACGCCAATACTCCAGCGTATTACAGCACCACACCGCGTAAGCTAGAGAGTATCGCTATTATTGGCGGCGGTATTGCCTCAAGTTGTTTGTTGTATCACCTTAGTAAACGTAATCTCGGCGCAACACTTTTTTGCCAAGACGACGCGTTAGCCAAAGGCGCTTCTCACAACCGTCAAGGCGCGCTATATCCAAACCTACAAGCAGATCACTCGCCGTCGAGCGAGCTATACGCCCATGGCTTTTTATATGCAAAACGTCTTTACCAGCATATTGCAAATACAGGCTATCGGTTTGCACATGATTGGTGTGGCGTACTCTTGCAGTCCGTCAGTGAAGCGAAACGATCGCAGCATCAAAACTTAGCTGAAAAAGCAACTTGGCCGCATGACTTAATTCATGCCGTCGACGCTAAGCAGGCTTCAGCTATCGCAAATACCACGCTGCCCTACGGTGGACTTTATATTCCAGAGGCTGGCTGGCTAAACCCGGCAGAGGTAACGCAAGCGGTGTTTGATGCAGCTCACGCATTAACAGCGGTTTCGACTCATTTTAATACTGATATACAAAAGCTTGAAAAAACTGAGAGCGGCTGGCTGTTACACAGTGAAGATAATACGTTTGGGCCGTTTTCAGATGTCTTTGTCTGTGGCGGTGAGCACTCAGACCGGTTCGAGCAAACCAAACATGTTCCTTTACACGGCGTCCGCGGTCAGGTCTCTCATGTTGATGCTGGAGAAGAATCACAAAGACTCAATACCGTACTTTGCCATAAAGGGTACTTTACTCCCGCAATGAATGGGCAACATTGTATGGGCGCGACATTTGAAAAAAATAGCAAAAGCCGGGATCTAAAAGCCGAAGACGATGCGGTTAACCGCGCCCAGCTTGAACGCTTTTATAAAGACACGGGTTTAGCCGCCAGTCTTGGCGAAATCACCTCTGCAAAAGCCGCTGTACGTTGCTGTTTTAACGATCATTTGCCTATGCTTGGTCAAGTCCAGCATAACGATGAGTTTTGCTCGGCGTTTGCTAATTTAAGAAAGGGAAAACACTACGGTTTTGGGACACCAGCACTACCCTATCAAGGAATTCATATTGTTACCGGTTTTGGGGCACGAGGACTGTGCAGTGCTCCACTTACTACTGAGCACTTAGTTGCAACTCTACTTGGCGAAGCGAGACCGTTAAGCGAGCGCGTGCATCAGGCAATCCACCCAGCAAGATTGCTCGTCAGAGATTTAATTAGAAGTAAAATCTAA
- the smpB gene encoding SsrA-binding protein SmpB: MAKKNSSKSNSNTIALNKKARHEYSLHEKFEAGIELQGWEVKSIRAGKVNISDTYIHIKNGEAYLLASQIQPLNSASTHVICDPLRYRKLLLNKREISRLIGATERDGYSLIATAMYWKKCWVKLEFYLAKGKKQHDKRADIKDRDWSRDKERLMKHNVR, encoded by the coding sequence ATGGCAAAGAAAAATTCAAGTAAATCAAATAGCAATACCATAGCGCTAAATAAAAAAGCGCGTCATGAGTATTCACTACATGAAAAGTTCGAAGCAGGTATCGAATTACAGGGCTGGGAAGTAAAAAGTATCCGCGCCGGTAAAGTCAATATCTCAGATACTTACATCCATATCAAAAACGGCGAAGCCTATTTGTTGGCCAGTCAAATCCAACCGTTGAATAGTGCTTCTACACATGTGATATGCGATCCGCTTCGTTATCGTAAACTGTTACTAAACAAACGTGAAATCTCACGTCTTATCGGTGCAACCGAGCGTGATGGTTACTCTCTGATTGCCACAGCAATGTACTGGAAAAAGTGCTGGGTAAAACTCGAGTTCTATCTTGCGAAGGGTAAAAAGCAACACGATAAGCGTGCAGATATTAAAGACCGTGATTGGTCACGTGATAAAGAACGTTTGATGAAACACAATGTACGTTAA
- a CDS encoding cation:dicarboxylate symporter family transporter: MTKLLNFLKNINWMLWALILGIFAGLVFGERLSFLKPIGTGFVNLMQITILPYIVVSLIVGLGKFNPEQVKSILAKAALVMISIWVVGLAVIWCFIMTLPAHDAGTFFSPALVAAAPEVDFVKHYIPSNPFASMAEGNVPALVIFCIALGMALISNQKKNRLLDVLEVVGQGLSVISKKIIAIFPIGIFAMTASTAGTMSAEELSELQVYWVVVLCVGVYLMLVLLPMLVAALTPVKYRDLIMVMRNAWITAFSTGNVFIVLPVITEGIKDHLRKIKQSDESSDHIAEVLVPIAYTFPSLGKLTTLIFVSFAAWLTGNQIGIEQIPNVSLSAMLSYFANVHIAIPYLLDTLRVPADTYQLYLSMSVLTAKVVSPTTVVYIFAFVFLCIFINRRQLHLKRVRSVYYLTLLSALLPAFMLLSFTANNYLGKQTKSADEAIANMVISDTVPAHVLSYVPKAYQSGELSLTNIDVIKKRNLLRVGYLIDNVPFSYFNQKDQLVGFDVSLAHRLASDLGVKIEFIPFKKPQLAEYLNKGYFDIAMSGLEINIADLQSLRFSDKVLELQLALLAKDHDLKKFADKSALLTLDKLNLAHVEYAPLLKQLAQQNPKVKVSSINNLQSYFKHPEKYDALVISAEAGFAWSMFYPEFGVVVPEGASLKYPVGFAVAKRNQDLLSYVNAWLTIQHTNGRIEKTYDYWILGKGSVQKQTRWSLMDELEIDPNTLIDKLKF, from the coding sequence ATGACTAAATTGCTTAATTTTCTAAAAAACATTAACTGGATGCTTTGGGCGCTCATACTTGGCATTTTTGCTGGCTTGGTTTTTGGTGAACGGTTATCATTTTTAAAACCTATTGGCACAGGTTTTGTAAACCTGATGCAAATCACCATTCTCCCTTATATTGTCGTCAGCCTTATCGTGGGTTTAGGGAAATTTAATCCCGAACAAGTTAAAAGCATTCTTGCAAAAGCGGCGTTAGTCATGATCTCCATTTGGGTGGTAGGTCTTGCTGTGATCTGGTGCTTTATTATGACATTACCAGCACATGACGCTGGTACCTTTTTCTCACCAGCACTGGTCGCCGCAGCTCCCGAGGTAGACTTCGTTAAACATTATATTCCATCTAATCCTTTTGCCTCCATGGCGGAAGGTAATGTACCGGCCTTAGTCATATTTTGTATTGCGCTAGGTATGGCGCTTATTTCTAATCAAAAGAAAAACCGTTTACTTGATGTGTTAGAAGTCGTCGGTCAAGGTCTGTCGGTTATTTCCAAGAAGATCATTGCCATCTTCCCTATCGGCATTTTTGCGATGACTGCAAGCACCGCAGGCACGATGAGCGCAGAAGAACTGTCTGAATTACAAGTGTACTGGGTTGTCGTTTTATGTGTCGGCGTCTATTTGATGTTAGTACTACTCCCTATGCTTGTTGCCGCACTCACCCCTGTTAAGTACCGCGATCTTATCATGGTTATGCGCAATGCGTGGATCACTGCATTTAGTACCGGAAACGTGTTTATTGTATTACCGGTGATCACCGAGGGGATCAAAGATCATTTACGCAAGATTAAGCAAAGTGATGAAAGCTCTGATCACATCGCTGAGGTGTTAGTTCCTATTGCTTACACGTTTCCAAGTTTAGGAAAACTTACCACTCTCATTTTTGTCTCTTTTGCGGCATGGCTTACTGGCAACCAAATCGGCATTGAACAAATACCCAATGTGTCTTTGTCGGCGATGCTAAGTTACTTTGCTAACGTGCATATCGCTATTCCCTATTTGCTCGATACCTTGCGTGTCCCGGCTGATACTTATCAGTTATATCTATCGATGTCAGTACTCACCGCAAAAGTGGTTTCACCAACCACTGTGGTATATATCTTCGCATTTGTATTTTTATGTATTTTTATCAATCGCAGACAATTACACTTAAAACGCGTGCGCTCGGTTTATTATTTAACGCTACTATCTGCATTACTCCCAGCATTTATGCTGTTGAGTTTTACAGCAAATAATTACCTCGGTAAACAAACTAAATCGGCCGATGAGGCCATAGCTAATATGGTGATCTCAGATACCGTCCCAGCTCATGTGCTTAGCTATGTCCCTAAAGCATACCAAAGTGGTGAGCTGTCTCTGACGAATATCGATGTGATTAAAAAGCGTAACCTGCTGCGTGTAGGATATCTTATCGATAATGTGCCATTTAGTTACTTTAATCAAAAAGACCAGTTGGTTGGTTTTGATGTCAGCCTCGCACATAGACTCGCATCTGATCTCGGGGTTAAAATCGAGTTTATTCCTTTTAAAAAGCCACAACTGGCAGAGTATCTCAACAAAGGATATTTCGATATTGCAATGTCCGGCCTTGAAATTAATATTGCCGACTTACAAAGCTTGCGCTTTAGTGACAAGGTATTGGAGCTGCAACTGGCGCTTCTGGCCAAAGATCATGATTTAAAGAAGTTTGCTGACAAGTCAGCCCTACTTACGCTTGATAAGCTGAATTTAGCTCACGTTGAGTATGCTCCGTTACTCAAACAATTAGCGCAGCAAAACCCTAAGGTAAAAGTGTCCAGTATTAACAATCTACAAAGCTATTTTAAGCACCCAGAAAAATATGACGCCTTAGTGATCAGCGCAGAGGCGGGCTTTGCATGGAGCATGTTCTACCCTGAATTTGGTGTTGTGGTGCCGGAAGGAGCGAGTTTGAAATACCCTGTTGGATTTGCCGTCGCCAAGCGCAATCAAGATTTACTGAGTTATGTAAATGCTTGGCTGACTATCCAGCATACCAATGGCCGTATTGAAAAAACTTATGATTACTGGATCTTAGGAAAAGGTAGTGTACAAAAGCAAACTCGCTGGTCGTTAATGGATGAACTGGAAATCGACCCAAACACACTCATTGATAAACTGAAGTTCTAA
- the recD gene encoding exodeoxyribonuclease V subunit alpha, whose product MSQLNMDFEAFDHHGFIALLLEHKRVGKADIALAKLLNQQGYDDHFYVFLLLLIAHGRQHSCLELDSINYQDPFELSYAIADGSVELSPFSSTGIAVAALTQHPAIGEDKPLRLYGNKLYLARLANYEARLAGHFEMLAKADVTLDEAKLSALLTSFFPANEEDIDWQKVACTLAIIKRFCVITGGPGTGKTTTVTKLLAILQSLYNSAPLTIKLVAPTGKAAARLSESIIGAKSRLNLPPALADLLPEQAQTIHRLLGVIPNSVHYRHNQDNPLHVDVLIVDEASMVDLSLMAKLVDALPKHARLILLGDKDQLASVDTGNVLSDLCENLTLGQAPHYSQALKAKLAELSKQNLPESGDTSTDFMLEDNLAFLQKSHRFDSRSGIGQLAFAVNSNNQRQLDSVLRQGYSDIQHHELNSETYNALIARAAEQYQRYLLAIHHGESEAIIHSEFASYQLLAAVREGPYGVNELNRRIELKLSQMGLVQPTGRFYVGMPIMITQNDYQLKLFNGDIGIILRDEQGELQASFIDEQGSVRRFYPARLPSFDRVYVMTIHKSQGSEFAYTAMILPPIQRAQQGINRQLIYTGITRAKQQFELVAQYKVLVQGMNRSVSRSSGLRSRLSN is encoded by the coding sequence ATGAGCCAGTTAAATATGGACTTTGAGGCATTTGACCATCACGGCTTTATTGCGTTATTGCTTGAGCACAAACGAGTCGGTAAAGCCGATATCGCATTAGCTAAATTGCTGAATCAGCAAGGCTACGACGATCACTTCTATGTATTTTTACTATTATTAATCGCTCATGGACGTCAGCATAGCTGCTTAGAGTTAGACAGTATTAATTATCAGGATCCGTTTGAGCTCAGCTACGCGATTGCGGATGGATCAGTAGAGTTGTCGCCATTTTCAAGCACAGGTATAGCCGTTGCAGCGCTCACACAGCATCCTGCAATCGGTGAAGATAAGCCGCTTCGGCTATACGGTAATAAGCTCTACTTGGCGAGATTAGCAAATTATGAAGCAAGGCTTGCAGGACACTTTGAAATGTTGGCAAAAGCCGATGTTACGCTGGACGAAGCAAAACTGAGTGCACTGTTGACGTCGTTTTTTCCAGCCAATGAAGAAGACATTGATTGGCAAAAAGTGGCTTGTACGCTTGCTATCATTAAGCGATTTTGTGTCATCACGGGTGGTCCCGGTACGGGAAAAACCACGACGGTCACAAAACTGCTTGCGATTTTACAATCGCTTTATAACAGTGCCCCGTTGACCATCAAGCTAGTTGCGCCAACCGGCAAAGCCGCTGCTAGGCTCAGTGAGTCAATTATTGGCGCGAAATCGAGGTTAAATCTGCCGCCAGCGCTTGCCGACTTACTGCCGGAGCAGGCGCAAACTATTCATCGCTTGTTAGGTGTTATTCCCAATAGCGTGCACTATCGTCACAATCAAGATAACCCGCTGCATGTAGATGTGTTGATTGTCGACGAAGCATCCATGGTGGACTTATCGCTTATGGCGAAGCTGGTGGATGCACTACCAAAACATGCACGGCTTATTTTGCTTGGTGATAAAGACCAGCTCGCATCGGTGGATACCGGTAACGTACTCAGCGACCTATGTGAAAACTTAACGCTTGGACAAGCACCACATTACAGTCAGGCACTGAAAGCAAAGCTAGCTGAGTTGAGTAAACAAAACCTGCCTGAGTCGGGTGATACCAGCACTGACTTTATGTTGGAAGATAATCTGGCATTTTTACAAAAAAGTCACCGTTTTGACAGTCGAAGTGGGATTGGCCAGTTAGCATTTGCCGTAAACAGCAACAATCAGCGGCAATTAGACAGCGTGCTGAGGCAAGGTTATAGCGATATACAGCATCATGAATTAAATAGTGAAACCTACAATGCCTTAATTGCCAGAGCGGCGGAGCAATACCAGCGATACCTGCTTGCCATTCATCATGGTGAGAGTGAGGCCATAATACATAGCGAGTTTGCCAGTTATCAATTGCTTGCGGCCGTGCGAGAAGGCCCTTACGGTGTGAACGAATTAAATCGCAGAATAGAGCTTAAGCTTAGTCAAATGGGATTGGTACAACCGACAGGGCGATTTTACGTTGGTATGCCCATTATGATCACTCAAAACGATTACCAGTTGAAACTATTTAACGGAGATATCGGGATCATTTTACGTGACGAACAGGGTGAGCTACAGGCATCATTTATTGATGAGCAGGGCAGCGTTAGGCGCTTTTATCCTGCCAGATTGCCGAGCTTTGATAGAGTGTATGTAATGACTATCCACAAATCGCAAGGCTCGGAGTTTGCTTACACGGCAATGATACTACCACCAATTCAACGTGCGCAGCAGGGGATAAACCGCCAGCTCATTTATACAGGGATCACCCGAGCTAAACAGCAGTTTGAATTGGTGGCGCAATATAAAGTATTAGTGCAGGGTATGAATCGAAGTGTGAGCCGCAGTAGTGGTTTACGAAGCCGGTTATCAAATTGA
- a CDS encoding malate synthase — MAAQLQPHTEQLVDDTKARQSMLAKQYLDEQCPLEFGSHMEVTDYVVYYNHLLAFFANGTHCGLKNCSQFVALCGHRETPEAILLKQEDGLHIEITFNRTGLLGQFDSAHIEDIIVETPLASVVGKKTKTQLQKLWMSFYHGVQQPAGKACYRAKNGDDYEL; from the coding sequence ATGGCAGCGCAATTACAACCGCATACAGAGCAACTAGTTGACGATACCAAAGCACGACAATCGATGCTTGCAAAGCAGTATCTTGATGAACAATGTCCTTTAGAATTTGGTTCACACATGGAGGTGACAGACTATGTGGTTTACTACAATCACCTTCTTGCGTTTTTTGCCAACGGCACTCACTGTGGCTTAAAAAATTGTAGTCAGTTCGTCGCGCTTTGCGGTCACCGTGAAACACCAGAGGCTATTTTGTTAAAGCAAGAAGATGGCTTGCATATTGAAATCACCTTCAATCGCACAGGACTACTCGGTCAATTTGATAGCGCCCATATCGAAGATATTATCGTAGAAACACCACTGGCGTCTGTAGTCGGTAAAAAGACAAAAACTCAGCTACAAAAACTGTGGATGAGCTTTTATCACGGAGTGCAACAACCGGCAGGAAAAGCCTGTTATCGTGCCAAAAATGGGGATGATTATGAACTTTGA